In Ascaphus truei isolate aAscTru1 chromosome 5, aAscTru1.hap1, whole genome shotgun sequence, one genomic interval encodes:
- the LOC142494683 gene encoding uncharacterized protein LOC142494683, with the protein MFLGYIISDSSLTMDPANVKAILDWPQPTTLKAVQRFLRFSSYYRRFIQKMSSLVAPLMELTKKRADPASWSAAALQSFAFLKKAFVSATILIHPDPKLPFTLEATPQMWA; encoded by the coding sequence ATGTTTCTAGGCTACATCATTTCTGATTCCAGTCTCACCATGGATCCCGCCAATGTCAAAGCCATCCTAGATTGGCCACAACCTACCACCCTGAAGGCAGTACAACGCTTCCTCAGATTCTCAAGCTATTACCGTAGGTTTATCCAAAAAATGTCTTCTCTAGTGGCTCCACTTATGGAATTAACCAAGAAGAGAGCGGACCCTGCTTCTTGGTCTGCTGCTGCTCTCCAGTCTTTCGCCTTTCTCAAAAAAGCTTTTGTATCCGCCACCATTCTCATTCATCCTGATCCCAAGCTCCCTTTTACCCTTGAGGCGACACCTCAGATGTGGGCATAG